In a genomic window of Candidatus Dadabacteria bacterium:
- a CDS encoding ISNCY family transposase, translating to MRKIKNLQLELAGTPIEKIRFNPKSRDDIPAILIGLQHIYTNPETREKLFSLLEEKFLPEVDLRTGRPGMDIWRVVVLGVMKQGLDCDYDRLHHLANNDMLLRQMLGHSGYSDNYEYGLQTIIDNVSLL from the coding sequence ATGAGAAAGATAAAGAACCTTCAGCTCGAACTCGCGGGAACGCCGATTGAGAAGATACGCTTCAATCCGAAATCCCGGGACGATATTCCCGCAATACTGATAGGATTGCAGCACATATACACGAATCCTGAGACAAGGGAGAAGCTGTTTTCCCTGCTTGAAGAGAAGTTTCTTCCCGAAGTTGACCTTCGCACGGGCCGTCCCGGAATGGACATATGGAGGGTCGTTGTGCTCGGGGTAATGAAGCAGGGACTTGACTGTGATTATGACCGACTTCATCACCTTGCTAACAATGATATGTTGCTTCGTCAGATGCTGGGTCACAGCGGTTACTCAGACAACTATGAGTACGGACTTCAGACAATAATAGACAACGTGTCGCTGCT